The Halalkalicoccus sp. NIPERK01 region TCGGCCACCGACTGGACGGCGTCGACGACGAGCTCCGCGAGGACGTCGCGGGCGTTCTCCGCGCCCTTGCCCGTCATCGCGGTCGCGGCGATCTGGGTCAGGATCTCGGTGTCGCTCTCGTCGACGTCGATCGCGATCTCCTCGAGGACCTCCTTTGCCTTCTCGGCGGCCTGTCGGTAGCCCTGCGCGAGCGTGGTCGCGTGGATGTCCTGTTCGAGCAGATCCTCGGCCTGCTTCAGGAGTTCGCCCGCGACGACGACCGCGGAGGTGGTGCCGTCGGCGACCTCCTCCTCCTGGGTCTGGGCGACCTCGACGATCATGTTCGCGGCGGGGTGCTCGATGTCCATCTCCTTGAGGATGGTCACCCCGTCGTTCGTGACGACGACCCCGCCCGAGGAGTCGACGAGCATCTTGTCCATCCCTTTCGGGCCGAGCGTGGTGCGGACGGCCTCCGCGACGGCCTTCCCGGCCGTGATGTTCATCGACTGTGCGTCGCGCCCGGACGTGCGCTGGCTGTCGTCCGAGAGTACGATGAGGGGCTGGTTACCCATCTGCTGAGCCATGGTCAGGAGAGGGATTGTTTGCCATTCTATATAAAAGCACCGGAACCTGTCGAACGAAACCGTGAGAACCTCTGCCTACCTGGGGTGTGACAGGTGTTCGTGGCGGGATTTATATGCTACGCCGACTCCCCGCCGGGGAAGCGGTGGTAGCTCAGGTCGTCGCGCTTCTGCTCGTTGTGTTTGCGCTCCAGGAAGGAGTAGGCCGCACCGTGTGGCGCACCTTCTAAGAGCATCTCCGCCGCCTCGCGGACCATCGAGACCTGCTCGGGCCGGCCGATGACGCCCATCGTCGAGCCGTAGATCACGACGTTCGCCCCCGAGAGTTCCTCCATGATCTGGCGGGTGCGCCCGCCCTCGCCGATCAGGCGCCCCTTCTTTCGCTGGAGGTCCTTCTTGTTGCGGGCGGCGGCGTCGATGTCGATCAGGTCGAACAGCATCACGTCGTCCTCGAGGAGTTCCATCGCGTCCTCGGGCGCGAACCCGCGCCCGATCGCCCGGACGATCTCCGGCCCCTTCAGCCCCGTCACGGGGTCGCCGACGCTCTCGACCTGCACCGCCCCGTTCTCCGAGTCGACGTCGAGGCGGACCTCCGCGCGCTCCTCGATCTCGCGGAGCGTCTCGCCGCCGGCGCCGATGAGCGCGCCGACGCGGTCCTGCGGAATCTTCACGTGGTTCATGGAGGTGCTACTAGCTCGGTTAGGTTAAGCGTTCGGCCATCGCTCGACGGATCCATCGGGCCGTCGAAGGCGGGACGCCCACGAGGCGCGAACCGTCCCCGCACTTATCCGCCACCTACGCGTAGTGGGAACGAACCATGACACCCGATCCCGACGCCGGCGACGACCGCGTGCGACGGAACTCCCTCCGGGCCACCGTCGAGGACGGCGGCGTCGCGCTGGGGGTGCTCGACGACCTCTACAGTCCGGAAATGGTCGAGATCTACGGCGAGTTGGGCTTCGACTTCGTCTGGCACGACCTCGAACACGCCGGCCCATCGCCCCGCGACGCCGACGCGCTCGCGGGCCTGCTCCGGGCCGCGGAACTCACGGGGACCGAACTCCTCGTCCGGGTCCCCTCGCCGGACCCGGCGACGATCCGCAAGGCGCTCGACACAGGGGTGAGAAACCTGTTCGTCTCACACGTCGAATCCGCCGAGGAGGTCCGAGCGGCGGTCGAGGCGGCCCGCTTCGAGTACGACGGCGAGCCCGGCAAGCGGGGCTTCGCGAACCCGCGTGCGAGCCGGTGGGGCCGGACGAAGGACTACGTCGAAGTCGAGGACCGCGAGACGATGGTCGGCGTCACGGTCGAGGAGCCGACGGCCGTCGAGCGGATCGACGAGATCCTCGACGTCCCCGAACTGGGGTTCATCTTCGTCGGCCCGCTCGACCTGGCGGTGGCGACGGGCCACCCGGGCGAGATCGACCACCCCGAGGTCGAGGAGGCCGTCGAGACGGTCGTCTCGGCCGCCCGCGAGGCCGACGTCGCGATCGGTGGCCTCGGCTTCGGCGAGGAGGACGTCGCCGAGAAGATCGATGAGGGCTACCAGATCCTGCACACGGGCTCGACGACCGCCGCCGCGGCGGGCGCGCTCGAATCGTGGCCCGAGCGGTTCGGCGACCGGTGAGCGGGGCTTCGTGACGCGTCGGGTCGCTTCGACCGGACCTACGGCTCGCCGGTGACGAACGCGTAGAGGTCGTCCGCGTCGGTTTCGAGGCCCTGTCGGGCGAAGAAGTTCGCGACGTTCTCACAGTCCCGCCGGAGGAACGCCTCCGAGTTGGGGTGGTGGACGGTGACGGCCTGGCCCATGTCGAGGAAGACGAGTTGGCCGTCGTGGAAGACGATGTTGTACTCCGAGAGGTCGCCGTGGATCAGTCCCGCTTCGTTGAGCCGGTGCATGTACTCCCGGACGACGTTGTACGCGGTTTCGGGGTTCTCTATCCTGACCTCGTTGAGCCGCTTCGCGCGCTCGCCGTCGGTCGCGATGTACTCCATCACCAGCACGTTTCGCTCGACGGCGATCGGCGTCGGCACCCTGACGCCCGCCTTGCGGGCGCGCTCCAAGTTGGCGTACTCCTTTCGGGTCCACGCCAGCACCACCCGCTTCTTGTCGCCGCCGAGTTCCTCGAACCGGGGGTCGCCGATGAGGTACTCGCGCATGTCCCGGAAGTCGCTGGCGTTGATCCGGTAGACCTTCACCGCGACCTGTTCGTCCTCGCCCAGCGCCTCGTAGACGTTCGCCTCCTTGCCCGTCGAGATCGGCCCGCCGAACGCCCGGATGTGGCCGTGTTGGACCAGCTGATAGAGCGCCCCCAGGGTGGCGTCGTCGAACACCGACGCCTCGACCTTGAACTGGTCCGCGTCCTTGATGCGCTTTCTGAACTGGTCGAACTCCCGGTCGCGTTTTCGGGCGACGCGGTCGGCCTCGGTGTCCGAGACGTCGATCTCCTCCCACTCGTCGCCGACGCCCTCCGCGCCCTCGGGATCGAGCAGCCCGAACTCGCCCTCCGTGTTGCTCATGTCCCCACTACAGGTGCCAGCGATAAAAGTCCGAGTCCGGTCACTGGATGTGGCCTTCGCGCCGGAGCTGGTCGGCCTCGCCCTTCTCGTAGCGCCAGGTCACGTCGGCCTTCTCGTCCTGCCAGTCCCACGGCTCGACGAGCACGACGTCGTTCTCGCGGATCCAGATCCGCTTTCGCATCCGGCCGGGGATCCGTGCGGTTCGCTCCCGTCCGTCGGCACACCGGACCTTGATCCTGTTCGCGCCGAGCATCTCCGTTACCGTGGCGAACACCTCGCCCTCGTCGGGCATCCGGAGGTCGTTTCGTCCCCCGTTGCCGTCGTCGCTCATGTCTCTGGATTCGATAGGACGCGGTTTAAATCCGCCGGAGGCACGCGTCAGGGGTGTACACCGCCCGCTTGCCCACCCCCGATATCGTTTCTGCCTCGCCGGTGGCCTCGCGCCCGTCCTCGTGGGTCGGCCTCGCGGTGAAAGCGCTGCTCTCGGGGATGCTCGTCGGTTCGGGACAGGATGGTGTAGCCATCGATCCGGTCAGCGGCTCTCGGCGCGGTGTTCGCTGATGAGCTGATCGACCATCGAGGCGTTCCGCTCGCGCCGGCGCTGCTCGGCCCGTTCGTGCCAGCCCTCGACGACCGCCTCGACCTCGCTCTCGCGGGCGACGGCGAGTTCGTCGACCTCCCGGATCGCCACCTCGCTCGCGGCTCCTACGGGAATCCCCTCCTCGAAGAGGACCTCGTCGGCGCTCTCGGAGAGGCCGCCGTTCTTGAGGACGACCCGCGGGGAGACCGCGGCGAGGCGCTCCGCGGTTCGCGGTCCCGCGCCGCTCGCGTCCCGAAGCAAGATTACGTCGCCCTTCGAGAGGCCGTAGGCCTCCTCGGCGGCCTCGATCGCGTCGAGGGTGAACTTCTCGATCGGCTTTACGGGGACCAGATCGCGCTCCTCGCCCTCGACATCCGCGAAGTTCGAGTGATCGAGCTTCCAGAGCTCCTTGAGCCGGTCGAGCTTCTCCGAAAGCGCGTCGCGTTCCTCGCGGGCCTCGTCGCGCTCGCGCTCGAGGCGGTCGGTCTCGCGTTCGAGGCGCGTGATCTCGCGTTTCCGCCGGACCTCCTTTCGCTCCTCGCTGCGGCGCTCGGTGAGGTCGGCTTCGAGGTCGTCGATCCGTTCGTCGCGCTCCTCGACGGTGTCCTTCAGGTCGCTCACGTGGGCCTTGAGCCGGTCGACCTGCCGTTCGAGGTCCGCGATGCGCTTTTGCTCGGGGCTCCGCTCGGGTTGGGCGTGGGCGGTGGCCTCCTCGTCGTCGCTCTCGTCCTCCCGGTGGGAGTCGAGGACCGCCTCGACGCTCTCGCCGCCGACGACGCGGGCGATCACCTCGCCGGTATCGATTCGTGCAGGTGTCTTCCGTGCGACCCGCTCGAACTGCTCCGCGTGGTCGTCGTGGGCGAACAGCGCCGCCGCGATCGCGTCGCGCTCGTGGTCGTTGTCGTAGCCCTCGTTTCGAGTGCGGTGTTGTTTCTCGTCGACCGGCAGGTCCGTCCCGGGGATCCAACTCGCCGCGTCGAAGCTCCGGCGGATCTTCTCGACGGTGTTGGGCATCGGCCGGACGTCCGCCGCGACGAGGAAGGGCCGGCCGCGCTCGACGATCCACTCGATGACCGCGGCGGTGTCGGCGGTTCGCGTCGAGAGCACGTCGAGGACCCCCCCGTCGATGCCGACGATGGCAACGGCCGTCGTCGTACCGGGATCGATCCCGACGAGCACGTAATCGCGGCGTTTCGCGAGCGGTTCGAACTCGATTCCGTCGGTCCGTTCGCGCTCCATCTCGACGCGGACGTCGCCGGCCCGCCCCGTCGAGACCGGGATCTCGCCCGGTTCGGCCTTGACGACGAAGACGGCCTTCGAGTAGCCGCCGTACTTCTCGGTCGGGTTCACCTCGTAGTCGAGGCCCGCCCCCTTGAGCTCCGATTCGATCTCGCGCGAGCGCTTCTTCACCGCGCCGTGGATCCGGCGGGTGTAGCGGTCGGCGCTCCAGCCCCCCTTGCCGGTCGAGCGGCCACGCGAGACCTTGATCCGGGTGGTGTTGGTGAAGGCCCTGACCTCGTGGCCGACGTTGCCCGCCGCGAGTCGGGCGGCGGCCTCGGCCTCCTTCATCGGCTTCTTCCCGTAGGGGACGCCGTGGCGCGAGGCCACCCGCGAGAGGGGTTCGGGTCGCTCGGCACCGGTGACCTGCACCAGTGTCGTCCCGCTCGGCAGGTCCCGGAGGAGGCCCACGAGGGCGTCCTTGTCGGCAGCGAGTTCGTAGACGTTGTCGGTCGCGAGGATGTCCGGTTTCTCGCGCTCGATCAGCCGGCAGAGCTTCCGGTAGGAGACCACGTCACGATCGACGTGTTCGCCATCGAACGCGACGACGGCGTACGAGGGTGCGTCGCCCCGGACGTCGCCGCTCTGGATGTCGACGCCGAAAATCAGCGTATCGAGGGCACTCGTTCGCGCACTCACGACCGTCGGTAGGGAAGCGAGATATATTAACGATACGCCGACCGGGGACCGGTTTCGGTGCTAATCGGGGAACGAGACCTCGATCTCCATCCCGTCCTCGGCGACGAACGCCCCTTCGCACTCCTCGCGCGCCTCGCGGGCGAGTCGGGAGGCGTCGCCCGCGTACCGCGAGGAGACGTGCGTCAGCGCGAGCCGTTTCACACCGGCGCCTGCGGCGAGTTCGCCGGCCTCGCGCGCGGTCGCGTGGCCCGTCTCGCGGGCGCGACCCGCCCAGTCGTCGCCGAACGTCGCGTCGTGGATCAGCAGGTCCGCGCGATCGGCGACCTCGCGGACCGCCTCGCTCGGGCGAGTGTCGCCCGTGTAGACCACCTTGCGGCCCGACCGCGGCGGGCCGACGACCTGTTCGGGATCGATCACGGTGCCGTCGTCGAGTTCGACCGATTCCCCGGAGTGCAGCGCGCTGAACTTCGGGCCGACGGGCACGCCCAACGCCTCGGCGCGCTCGCGGTCGAACCGGCCCTTCCGATCGGCCTCGACGAGCGCGTAGCCCACCGACCGGGTGCGGTGTTCGGTGCGGAACGCCCGAATCTCGTACTCCTCGCGTTTGTGAACGACCTCGCCGGGGGCGACCTCGCGGACCTCGACGGGGTAGCCCAGGCGGGTGTCGAGCGCGCCCACCAGGTCCTCGACCGTATGGCGGGTCCCACGAGGGGTATGAATGGCGAGCGGCTCGGCCCGGTCGTTGAAATCGAGCGTCTGGAGGAGTCCCGGCAGCCCGAGGACGTGATCGCCGTGGACATGGGTGAGGAAGATCGCCGAGATCGAGAACCCCGTCCGAAAGCGCATCATCTGGCGCTGGGTGCCCTCCCCGCAGTCGAAGAGCAACTCCTCGCCCTCGCGGTTGACGTGGATCGCGCTCGGGTTCCGCTGGGCGGTGGGAACCGCGCCGCTGGTTCCCAGAAAGGTCACGCGTAAGGTCATGGCCGGGATTGTCGACGAGGTGCCTAAACGGGTTCGGCTCGTCGTCGACCCCCGGGGGTTCGTCGACTACTGACGGTCGACGGAAATACTAAGTCGTAGCTGCGTGTTGTGGACGCTGTCGCCCGCGAATCGGGCACGGGTTTCAGACGAACCCTTGTGGGGTTGAAGCTCGACCGGGGCGAGGACACGGAGATGGGTATCGAAGGTTTCAGACGAACCCTTGTGGGGTTGAAGCAACAACTGGGATAACGACGAGTATCCGGGGTATATCGTTTCAGACGAACCCTTGTGGGGTTGAAGCAACTTCTACGATCGGCTGACGTCCGGCGAGTATACGGTTTCAGACGAACCCTTGTGGGGTTG contains the following coding sequences:
- a CDS encoding pre-rRNA-processing protein PNO1, with the translated sequence MNHVKIPQDRVGALIGAGGETLREIEERAEVRLDVDSENGAVQVESVGDPVTGLKGPEIVRAIGRGFAPEDAMELLEDDVMLFDLIDIDAAARNKKDLQRKKGRLIGEGGRTRQIMEELSGANVVIYGSTMGVIGRPEQVSMVREAAEMLLEGAPHGAAYSFLERKHNEQKRDDLSYHRFPGGESA
- a CDS encoding HpcH/HpaI aldolase/citrate lyase family protein — translated: MTPDPDAGDDRVRRNSLRATVEDGGVALGVLDDLYSPEMVEIYGELGFDFVWHDLEHAGPSPRDADALAGLLRAAELTGTELLVRVPSPDPATIRKALDTGVRNLFVSHVESAEEVRAAVEAARFEYDGEPGKRGFANPRASRWGRTKDYVEVEDRETMVGVTVEEPTAVERIDEILDVPELGFIFVGPLDLAVATGHPGEIDHPEVEEAVETVVSAAREADVAIGGLGFGEEDVAEKIDEGYQILHTGSTTAAAAGALESWPERFGDR
- the rio1 gene encoding serine/threonine-protein kinase Rio1 encodes the protein MSNTEGEFGLLDPEGAEGVGDEWEEIDVSDTEADRVARKRDREFDQFRKRIKDADQFKVEASVFDDATLGALYQLVQHGHIRAFGGPISTGKEANVYEALGEDEQVAVKVYRINASDFRDMREYLIGDPRFEELGGDKKRVVLAWTRKEYANLERARKAGVRVPTPIAVERNVLVMEYIATDGERAKRLNEVRIENPETAYNVVREYMHRLNEAGLIHGDLSEYNIVFHDGQLVFLDMGQAVTVHHPNSEAFLRRDCENVANFFARQGLETDADDLYAFVTGEP
- the eif1A gene encoding translation initiation factor eIF-1A, whose product is MSDDGNGGRNDLRMPDEGEVFATVTEMLGANRIKVRCADGRERTARIPGRMRKRIWIRENDVVLVEPWDWQDEKADVTWRYEKGEADQLRREGHIQ
- a CDS encoding DUF460 domain-containing protein; translated protein: MSARTSALDTLIFGVDIQSGDVRGDAPSYAVVAFDGEHVDRDVVSYRKLCRLIEREKPDILATDNVYELAADKDALVGLLRDLPSGTTLVQVTGAERPEPLSRVASRHGVPYGKKPMKEAEAAARLAAGNVGHEVRAFTNTTRIKVSRGRSTGKGGWSADRYTRRIHGAVKKRSREIESELKGAGLDYEVNPTEKYGGYSKAVFVVKAEPGEIPVSTGRAGDVRVEMERERTDGIEFEPLAKRRDYVLVGIDPGTTTAVAIVGIDGGVLDVLSTRTADTAAVIEWIVERGRPFLVAADVRPMPNTVEKIRRSFDAASWIPGTDLPVDEKQHRTRNEGYDNDHERDAIAAALFAHDDHAEQFERVARKTPARIDTGEVIARVVGGESVEAVLDSHREDESDDEEATAHAQPERSPEQKRIADLERQVDRLKAHVSDLKDTVEERDERIDDLEADLTERRSEERKEVRRKREITRLERETDRLERERDEAREERDALSEKLDRLKELWKLDHSNFADVEGEERDLVPVKPIEKFTLDAIEAAEEAYGLSKGDVILLRDASGAGPRTAERLAAVSPRVVLKNGGLSESADEVLFEEGIPVGAASEVAIREVDELAVARESEVEAVVEGWHERAEQRRRERNASMVDQLISEHRAESR
- the rnz gene encoding ribonuclease Z, which gives rise to MTLRVTFLGTSGAVPTAQRNPSAIHVNREGEELLFDCGEGTQRQMMRFRTGFSISAIFLTHVHGDHVLGLPGLLQTLDFNDRAEPLAIHTPRGTRHTVEDLVGALDTRLGYPVEVREVAPGEVVHKREEYEIRAFRTEHRTRSVGYALVEADRKGRFDRERAEALGVPVGPKFSALHSGESVELDDGTVIDPEQVVGPPRSGRKVVYTGDTRPSEAVREVADRADLLIHDATFGDDWAGRARETGHATAREAGELAAGAGVKRLALTHVSSRYAGDASRLAREAREECEGAFVAEDGMEIEVSFPD